DNA from bacterium:
GGTTTTGGCCAGAGTACGTTTATGGATTTAATGGATGGCGAAGTTGCGAGATTCCTCACTGAATCAAATCAAAAAGGCCTGGGCATAAGCAGTATGCTGTATAAACAGCTCTCCTCTATACTTGAGATGGAGGGAGGCGGCATGTCAAATTCGGACAAAATTTCCGGATTTAACTCTTATAATAGAGGCCTGAGGCCTGAAATTCAGTATAATGCAGATATAAAATCCTATGACAAGTACATTCGGGATTCAGCAGCAAAATACGGAGTTGACCCTGCTTTAATCTATGCTGTTATTGAAAGGGAGTCTTCAGGGAACCCTATGGCTTCGTCCGGCAAAGGTGCAAAAGGCCTGATGCAGCTTGTAGATGCAACAGCAAAGGATATGGGAGTAAGAGATGTTTATAACCCCAAAGAAAATATAGAGGGAGGCACGAAATATCTGCGTATGATGCTTGACCGCTTCGAAGGTAACGTACCTCTTGCTCTTGCCGCATATAACAGCGGGCCGGGCAATGTAGAAAAATACGGAGGCCTGCCTCCGTTTCGGGAAACAGAAGAATATGTCTCCCGTGTAATGGAAAGTTTCAATAATTACAAATTGACATTAGCACAAAACCAAATTAAAACATCTGATGTATAAGGATCATCAAAATGACTATTGAAAATGAGAAAACTGCCGATAAC
Protein-coding regions in this window:
- a CDS encoding lytic transglycosylase domain-containing protein, which produces MDLMDGEVARFLTESNQKGLGISSMLYKQLSSILEMEGGGMSNSDKISGFNSYNRGLRPEIQYNADIKSYDKYIRDSAAKYGVDPALIYAVIERESSGNPMASSGKGAKGLMQLVDATAKDMGVRDVYNPKENIEGGTKYLRMMLDRFEGNVPLALAAYNSGPGNVEKYGGLPPFRETEEYVSRVMESFNNYKLTLAQNQIKTSDV